One genomic window of Paenibacillus xylanilyticus includes the following:
- a CDS encoding GNAT family N-acetyltransferase, with the protein MSITFKKSTLEDIETLLLLQKAAFQEDLEKYEDSETNPACETYGKLAENIRKYQHFTILEGKTIIGAIDVRGNDERMHIDKVFISPCNQSKGVGTAAIQFVESQFPNTKLWTLYTPHLSFRNHYFYEKFGYQKTKEVQLAQKLILFKYEKRTE; encoded by the coding sequence ATGTCCATAACATTTAAGAAATCAACCCTAGAAGATATTGAAACATTGCTTCTTCTTCAAAAAGCAGCGTTTCAAGAGGATTTGGAAAAGTACGAAGACTCTGAAACAAATCCAGCATGTGAAACCTATGGAAAATTGGCTGAAAATATTAGAAAATATCAACACTTTACCATTTTAGAGGGAAAAACAATTATAGGTGCGATTGATGTAAGAGGCAACGATGAGCGCATGCACATTGATAAGGTGTTCATTTCTCCATGTAATCAAAGTAAGGGCGTAGGTACTGCAGCAATTCAATTTGTGGAATCCCAATTTCCGAATACAAAATTATGGACCTTATATACACCGCATTTAAGCTTCCGTAATCATTACTTTTACGAAAAGTTTGGGTACCAAAAGACTAAAGAGGTTCAGCTTGCACAAAAACTGATTTTATTCAAATACGAGAAGCGAACAGAGTAA
- a CDS encoding alpha-L-rhamnosidase has protein sequence MTSSKAAKPQNSTKVMKKVQDSKEMGEHKGIFTSDQWIAKWITRSTSLPQDWTSYQAEVVITVEEGGAAFLFGYQNEDHHCGIELSEGDPNEVAVRQIRAYIFRMESGMRHTLQKITLPASQKQPEHITLKVTKEGGEWELTLNQQHTSRCMAADYQGTVGFRTTGGQKAVFRDLRLTGKDGRMMYSNRFYDSKTTHCTAGAIHPSGNGLVVEGDMLSICETPISVDSPLFRKTFDIPTSLLQARLRIYSIGWYELRINGVRADTRVLAPANTPYPRRMLYDTYDVTHLLHDGENALGVWLGNGYHFNYSRWGWKWNRDKAFIMQLDLRLEDGSTWTIITDESWSSAASPILVNDIYDGETYDARQMPLGWDESDFLEDGDWSMAVIADPPGGELEPNHQPPVIPFDPIQPVAMYNPVPGVNVYDFGQNMAGWVRIQVTGQSGSEVRLRYSELADEQGNIDPWTNRNAKATDVYILNGEEGECYEPRFTYHGFRYVEVSGETGQLSIQAVPIHADVEQAGTFECSDQGINRLYSNIRWSYLNNLVSIPTDCCQRDERTPCLMDSAVVEEAGMHHFNMHRYYRKWLGDIEDSMTNPDWSGDKVSLPWHLYMHYNDLNTLRESYPFMKDYIDHLHERWPDHEVKDGFGDWCPPNDDGWENYFHEVELVNTSIYYKITSIVAETAAILDIHADRDYYNELARQINHAFHRRWYSGEGVYGSGSQTAQLMPLALGMVPEEQCIVVVDRLVQAIAEKGGHLHTGIYGTRYLMDVLADHGHIDVALELLNKKEYPGFGYQIERGATTLWEQWSEKGGMHSHDHAMFGGISTSFYTRLAGIRSDSPGYERIRIEPVIPSKLDAVRASLRTAYGAIEVAWKKEHGSLHIQTVIPEGTAATLVLPHDLVTAAKQPRVHELNPGRHSFSISCEPLTKNTVKEST, from the coding sequence ATGACATCATCGAAGGCAGCCAAACCACAAAATTCAACGAAGGTAATGAAGAAAGTACAGGATTCAAAGGAGATGGGGGAACACAAGGGAATCTTCACCTCAGATCAATGGATTGCCAAGTGGATCACCCGGTCAACATCCCTTCCTCAAGATTGGACTTCGTATCAGGCAGAGGTTGTGATTACCGTGGAAGAAGGAGGCGCGGCCTTTCTTTTCGGTTATCAGAACGAAGATCATCATTGCGGTATTGAACTAAGTGAGGGCGATCCGAATGAAGTAGCCGTACGGCAGATACGGGCATACATTTTTCGGATGGAATCCGGTATGCGCCACACTTTGCAGAAAATCACCCTTCCTGCATCCCAAAAGCAGCCTGAACACATCACACTCAAAGTGACGAAGGAAGGCGGGGAGTGGGAACTCACGCTAAATCAACAGCACACGTCTCGCTGCATGGCAGCGGATTATCAGGGAACGGTGGGTTTTCGCACAACAGGTGGACAGAAGGCTGTTTTCCGCGACTTGAGGCTTACTGGAAAAGATGGACGCATGATGTATTCCAACCGGTTTTATGATTCGAAAACAACTCACTGCACAGCGGGTGCCATTCATCCTTCGGGTAATGGGCTGGTGGTCGAGGGAGATATGCTGTCCATTTGTGAGACTCCGATTTCGGTAGACAGTCCGTTGTTTCGGAAAACGTTTGACATTCCCACGTCCCTACTCCAAGCCAGGCTCCGCATCTATTCGATAGGCTGGTATGAGCTTCGCATTAATGGAGTTCGGGCAGACACCCGAGTTTTGGCACCAGCCAACACACCATACCCACGCAGGATGCTTTATGACACGTACGACGTGACCCATTTGCTTCACGATGGAGAAAATGCACTGGGCGTATGGCTGGGCAACGGGTACCATTTTAACTATTCCCGCTGGGGATGGAAGTGGAACCGGGATAAGGCATTTATCATGCAGTTGGATCTTAGGCTGGAGGACGGCAGCACGTGGACAATCATAACCGACGAATCCTGGTCATCTGCGGCAAGCCCGATTCTTGTCAACGATATCTATGACGGTGAGACTTATGATGCCAGGCAGATGCCTCTAGGTTGGGATGAGTCCGACTTTCTGGAAGACGGAGACTGGTCAATGGCAGTAATCGCTGACCCACCAGGGGGTGAGTTGGAGCCGAATCATCAACCTCCTGTCATACCGTTCGACCCGATACAACCTGTTGCCATGTATAACCCGGTACCCGGTGTGAATGTTTATGATTTTGGTCAAAACATGGCAGGGTGGGTCCGTATTCAGGTAACAGGTCAGTCAGGTAGTGAAGTTCGGCTGAGATACAGTGAGCTGGCAGATGAACAAGGCAACATCGACCCATGGACGAATCGAAACGCCAAAGCGACGGATGTATACATCCTTAACGGGGAAGAAGGGGAGTGCTATGAACCGCGCTTTACATATCATGGATTTCGTTATGTAGAGGTCAGCGGGGAGACAGGTCAGCTCTCCATACAGGCTGTTCCGATTCATGCAGATGTAGAGCAGGCAGGTACCTTTGAATGCTCTGATCAAGGCATCAATAGACTATACAGCAACATTCGGTGGTCCTATCTTAATAATTTGGTGAGCATACCAACGGACTGCTGCCAGCGTGATGAGCGTACCCCATGTCTTATGGATTCGGCTGTGGTTGAGGAAGCGGGGATGCACCATTTTAACATGCATCGTTATTACCGTAAGTGGCTTGGAGATATCGAAGACAGCATGACCAATCCGGATTGGAGCGGAGACAAGGTCTCCCTTCCCTGGCATCTCTATATGCACTATAACGACTTGAATACGTTACGTGAAAGTTATCCATTCATGAAGGACTACATTGACCACCTGCATGAGCGATGGCCTGACCACGAAGTAAAAGATGGCTTTGGAGACTGGTGTCCTCCTAACGACGATGGTTGGGAGAACTACTTTCATGAAGTCGAACTTGTAAATACCAGTATCTATTACAAAATCACTTCCATTGTTGCCGAAACGGCTGCAATTCTGGATATCCATGCAGATCGTGATTATTATAACGAACTGGCCCGGCAGATTAATCATGCCTTCCATCGTCGTTGGTACTCCGGGGAAGGCGTCTACGGCAGTGGTTCCCAGACTGCTCAGCTGATGCCGCTCGCACTCGGCATGGTGCCAGAAGAACAATGCATTGTTGTCGTGGACCGTCTAGTGCAAGCTATTGCGGAAAAAGGCGGTCATCTTCACACAGGCATTTATGGCACGAGATATTTGATGGACGTTTTGGCTGATCATGGACATATCGATGTTGCTCTGGAGCTTTTGAACAAGAAGGAGTATCCCGGATTCGGCTATCAAATAGAACGCGGAGCCACCACACTCTGGGAACAATGGAGCGAGAAGGGCGGCATGCATTCCCACGATCATGCAATGTTTGGTGGAATAAGTACTTCCTTTTATACCCGACTAGCAGGCATCAGATCAGACTCCCCTGGTTATGAAAGGATAAGGATTGAACCTGTAATTCCTTCCAAACTGGATGCGGTACGTGCTTCGCTCAGGACAGCATATGGAGCGATCGAAGTAGCCTGGAAAAAGGAACACGGGAGTCTGCATATTCAGACCGTGATTCCTGAAGGTACCGCTGCTACGCTTGTCTTGCCACATGATCTGGTAACAGCAGCTAAGCAGCCTCGTGTTCACGAGTTGAACCCCGGACGACACTCCTTCTCCATTTCCTGTGAACCATTGACTAAAAATACAGTAAAGGAGTCAACGTGA
- a CDS encoding alpha/beta hydrolase family protein — protein sequence MKKKWGTMLLVILLLIGGTGTIILWQNSFDMVQRAVQIETPQGQLTGVLTLPAKYSGKVGLVLFIHGDGPIDATHNDGYKPLWERLAGLGYASLSLDKRGIGGSEGSWLDQRMEDRVEEARQALAWARQQPEIDASRIGVWGASQAGWVIPKLAGKERLAFSILVSPAINWLSQGEYNTRSEMAKEGRSMNEIEQQVKENNRIKKLLIAGSSYEEYVSLAGQEDAMSRERWRFVSRNYTADATNDIANFESPVLLLLGDQDINVDVQETERVYREHVSPSELLRVKLLPDTEHSMLSVSTAESPWRALLISLFAPRNITVKGYMDEIEDFLRSITPN from the coding sequence GTGAAGAAAAAATGGGGAACGATGCTCTTGGTTATCCTGCTGCTGATAGGAGGGACGGGTACAATTATTTTATGGCAAAATAGCTTTGATATGGTCCAACGAGCTGTGCAAATAGAAACGCCCCAAGGTCAATTGACGGGGGTGTTAACGCTTCCCGCCAAATACAGTGGCAAAGTGGGTTTAGTATTATTCATTCATGGCGACGGGCCGATCGACGCGACACACAACGACGGCTATAAACCGCTGTGGGAGCGGCTTGCTGGGCTTGGTTATGCTTCACTGTCGCTGGACAAGAGAGGAATCGGCGGATCGGAAGGCAGCTGGCTTGACCAGCGCATGGAAGATCGGGTAGAGGAAGCACGGCAGGCGCTGGCGTGGGCGAGGCAGCAACCGGAAATCGACGCGAGTCGCATAGGCGTATGGGGCGCAAGTCAGGCAGGATGGGTCATTCCCAAGCTGGCTGGCAAAGAACGGCTAGCCTTCAGCATTCTGGTCTCTCCGGCAATCAACTGGCTGTCGCAGGGAGAGTACAACACACGGAGTGAAATGGCTAAGGAAGGGCGCTCCATGAATGAGATTGAGCAACAGGTTAAAGAGAATAACCGTATTAAGAAGCTGCTGATCGCAGGCAGTTCCTATGAAGAATATGTGAGCCTCGCCGGGCAAGAAGATGCCATGTCCAGAGAACGCTGGAGATTCGTGAGCCGCAACTACACTGCCGATGCAACAAACGATATCGCGAATTTTGAGTCCCCTGTCCTGCTACTGCTCGGCGATCAGGATATAAACGTCGACGTGCAGGAAACGGAGAGGGTTTACAGGGAGCATGTATCGCCATCGGAATTATTACGAGTCAAACTCCTGCCAGACACGGAGCACTCCATGCTGTCCGTCTCTACGGCCGAATCACCTTGGCGTGCATTATTGATCAGTTTGTTTGCCCCGCGTAACATTACAGTGAAGGGATATATGGATGAAATTGAGGATTTTCTCCGATCCATTACTCCAAATTAA
- a CDS encoding putative RNA methyltransferase: MFNKSKKQMSIERIRESQEMFRCPLCSKPMNLIHLQSLICMNQHCFDIAKQGYINLSSRSIKSKYDRQTFETRRIISQSGLFHPLQAAVSEIILSQNMSKEPIRLLDAGCGEGSHLYNIQSTINQRKRNAILAVGMDISKEGISLAAAEYSNAVWCVADIANIPLANQQFNFIINMLSPANYSEFQRLLTDDGLVIKVVPEQHYLKEIRDILYKGTDKQVYSNTPTIRYFNERFDLIAVEDIQYQVSLSEHLIPPLLGMTPLSWGASQEAREQILQMDLRQITMDFKILVGMKPSQN; the protein is encoded by the coding sequence GTGTTCAACAAAAGTAAAAAGCAGATGAGTATTGAGAGAATCAGGGAGTCGCAAGAGATGTTTCGTTGCCCGTTATGCAGTAAACCGATGAACTTGATTCACTTGCAGAGCTTAATCTGCATGAATCAGCATTGTTTCGATATTGCCAAGCAAGGATATATCAATCTATCCTCACGCTCCATTAAATCTAAGTATGATAGACAAACCTTCGAAACCAGAAGAATAATTAGCCAGAGCGGGTTATTTCATCCCTTGCAGGCGGCCGTAAGTGAAATAATTTTGAGTCAAAACATGAGCAAAGAACCCATACGTTTACTGGATGCAGGTTGCGGAGAAGGTTCTCATTTGTATAACATACAATCCACAATAAATCAGAGAAAACGTAACGCTATATTGGCTGTAGGAATGGATATTTCAAAAGAGGGGATCAGTCTTGCAGCAGCGGAATATTCAAATGCCGTGTGGTGTGTTGCAGACATTGCAAACATCCCACTAGCTAACCAGCAATTTAATTTCATCATAAACATGCTATCCCCAGCCAATTATTCCGAGTTTCAGAGATTGCTCACAGATGACGGTTTGGTGATTAAAGTGGTTCCAGAGCAGCATTATCTAAAAGAAATCAGAGATATCCTCTACAAAGGAACAGATAAACAGGTCTATTCCAATACACCTACCATTCGTTATTTTAACGAACGGTTCGATTTAATAGCGGTTGAAGATATTCAATATCAAGTTAGCCTCAGTGAGCACCTCATTCCACCTTTGCTTGGGATGACTCCGTTATCTTGGGGGGCTTCACAAGAGGCCAGAGAACAGATTTTACAGATGGATTTGAGACAAATTACGATGGACTTTAAGATTTTAGTGGGTATGAAACCATCACAGAATTAG
- a CDS encoding GNAT family N-acetyltransferase, which produces MIIHPVVQMERMKEEHQASVSQLLFQGFCSKFGANLNNAQMMMLFETCLALDEQQGKSERFVAMKKDAVLGSLSLQLKARSGELRSSITVTELLPLWKGIQDVGWRRALSFVLRLACLSHRPVRGEMYIADLTVHQRFRGTGVGRAMLEWTLREASTRPGVRYASLHVSGSNLGAKRLYERMGFRTLEVQRSSLMTWLFDEPEWNYMIHEG; this is translated from the coding sequence ATGATCATCCATCCTGTCGTTCAGATGGAGCGAATGAAAGAGGAACATCAAGCTTCAGTCAGCCAACTGTTATTTCAAGGGTTTTGCAGTAAATTTGGTGCAAATTTGAATAACGCACAAATGATGATGTTGTTTGAAACGTGTCTCGCGCTGGATGAACAACAGGGGAAAAGCGAGCGCTTCGTTGCCATGAAGAAAGACGCAGTCCTTGGCAGCTTGAGCCTTCAGTTAAAGGCTCGGTCAGGTGAGCTCCGTTCGAGTATTACAGTAACAGAACTGCTTCCCTTGTGGAAAGGAATTCAAGACGTTGGGTGGCGGAGAGCACTCAGTTTTGTCCTACGATTGGCATGTTTGAGCCATCGTCCGGTACGTGGAGAAATGTATATTGCTGATCTAACCGTCCATCAACGGTTTCGGGGAACAGGAGTAGGCAGAGCGATGCTGGAATGGACCCTTCGCGAAGCATCTACAAGACCGGGAGTCCGATATGCGAGCTTGCATGTGTCAGGTAGTAACCTCGGAGCCAAACGGCTGTATGAGCGAATGGGATTCCGCACGCTTGAAGTACAGCGCAGCTCCCTCATGACATGGTTGTTTGACGAACCGGAATGGAATTACATGATCCATGAAGGATAG
- a CDS encoding MerR family transcriptional regulator: MKKEITISELAKLMGVSVHQIRYFEEKGILMPSYIDDNQYRMYGMNEIYRLAHILLLRKVGLSVRAIREWSEEGTPDDMQRLLVQSVSKLEAEIDRLRSLSDFIRKVLDENEHYGQEGTSFQVIQRDQLVLTTWFETHMESELDARMLVQEGDPLPELFEADIHYVYEGDDRVMLCTEVHDVKGDIAFPAGEYLSYRFTVHGEEELEQYFSQFQAFADRRGLILHGSRILAEKSYLSLFTQESLYYEMFARIEHIGGNTVDGDGKR; encoded by the coding sequence TTGAAAAAGGAAATTACGATCAGCGAGTTAGCGAAACTGATGGGCGTGTCGGTCCATCAAATTCGTTATTTTGAGGAAAAAGGCATATTGATGCCGTCGTATATCGATGACAATCAATATCGCATGTATGGGATGAATGAGATTTACCGCTTGGCGCATATTTTACTTCTTCGTAAAGTTGGGCTGTCGGTAAGAGCCATCCGGGAATGGAGTGAAGAAGGTACCCCGGATGATATGCAGCGATTGCTTGTACAATCGGTTTCCAAGCTGGAAGCTGAAATAGACAGGCTGCGATCGTTAAGCGACTTTATTCGCAAGGTGCTGGACGAGAACGAGCACTACGGACAGGAGGGCACTTCCTTTCAGGTTATTCAACGTGATCAGCTTGTCCTGACTACATGGTTCGAGACGCACATGGAGAGTGAATTGGATGCTCGAATGTTGGTTCAGGAGGGGGATCCGCTGCCAGAGTTATTTGAAGCGGACATTCATTACGTATATGAGGGAGACGACCGTGTAATGCTGTGCACGGAAGTGCATGACGTGAAAGGCGATATCGCTTTTCCAGCAGGTGAATACTTATCTTACCGGTTTACAGTACATGGCGAAGAAGAACTGGAGCAGTACTTCAGTCAATTCCAGGCCTTTGCTGACCGCAGGGGCCTCATACTACATGGTTCACGGATTCTGGCGGAGAAGTCATACCTGTCGCTGTTTACCCAAGAAAGCTTATATTATGAAATGTTTGCACGTATTGAACATATCGGCGGCAATACAGTGGATGGTGACGGAAAGCGATGA
- a CDS encoding helix-turn-helix transcriptional regulator — MNKTERHLAITLELQRSKTLRAEDLASRFETSVRTIYRDMQALSEAGVPIIGAPGQGYSLMEGYFLPPVSFTAEEAVALLMGADFIEQRLDHTYAHEAKSAQRKIEAILPESVRNESTRVRETMRLLHGSDPLAGETVKTYLKQIRSAILEKQKIRFMYRKKMPGPDGNRSNLREVSPYGLSLLHEHWVLIAHCDMRQDIRHFRLSRMTELQVLEDRFLLPDNFDLSKYRPSDDRNVRVLIRANPEIADKIIEGVNFYIEAIEDHVDGVNFHFRVRHTEELLHHLLGWGGDVQVIEPESLRLRIQEAAKNILKHY, encoded by the coding sequence ATGAATAAAACGGAGCGGCATCTTGCAATTACCCTTGAGTTACAGCGCAGCAAAACGCTAAGGGCAGAAGATCTGGCTTCCCGGTTTGAGACAAGTGTACGAACGATATATCGGGATATGCAAGCACTAAGCGAAGCTGGGGTGCCAATAATAGGAGCACCTGGTCAGGGTTACTCTCTTATGGAAGGATATTTTCTCCCCCCAGTTAGCTTTACAGCCGAAGAAGCCGTAGCCCTGCTCATGGGGGCTGATTTTATCGAACAGAGATTGGATCATACATACGCACATGAAGCCAAGTCGGCTCAACGTAAAATTGAAGCAATTTTACCAGAATCCGTTCGAAATGAATCTACACGAGTTCGGGAAACCATGCGACTCCTTCATGGAAGTGATCCCTTAGCTGGAGAGACGGTTAAAACGTACCTTAAGCAAATACGCAGCGCCATTTTGGAAAAGCAAAAGATTCGTTTTATGTACCGTAAAAAAATGCCGGGGCCAGACGGGAATCGAAGCAATCTCCGGGAGGTTTCTCCATATGGATTATCCCTTTTGCATGAACATTGGGTTTTAATCGCGCACTGCGATATGCGACAAGACATTCGTCATTTCCGACTGTCCCGAATGACGGAACTTCAAGTATTGGAGGATCGCTTCCTTTTACCGGATAATTTTGACCTAAGCAAATATCGGCCGTCTGATGATCGGAATGTACGGGTACTAATCAGGGCTAACCCTGAGATAGCAGACAAGATTATAGAGGGAGTCAACTTCTATATCGAAGCCATAGAAGATCATGTGGACGGTGTGAATTTTCATTTTCGTGTCCGGCATACGGAAGAACTATTGCATCATTTGCTTGGCTGGGGTGGGGATGTTCAAGTGATTGAGCCGGAGTCTCTGCGCTTGCGAATTCAAGAAGCTGCGAAAAATATCTTAAAACACTACTGA
- a CDS encoding L-fucose isomerase: MLEMTHRYEGGFPKIGIRPIVDRRKLVKAALAESTLELAREAAAEITSVLRNPDGSPVQVVIFEPCISGMTEAARCAEQFRKEGVGVLVTVASGWCYPLETMETDPTLPHAVWGFNGTERPGAVYLAALQAAHNQKGLPIFKIYGKHIQDQDERKLPEDVRDQLIRFARAGMAAALLRGKSYLSIGSISMGIAGCIVDEHFYQRYLGMRNAYVDMTEVSRRLENHIYDKQELQSALAWAVQHCKEGPDPNPESVQIDPEIKKKNWEISIGMTLIVRDLMIGNPKLAEMGYEEEAYGYNAIASGFQGQREWTDYQPSADVLEAILCSSFDWNGIREPYMVATENDNLNAVTMLFNHYLSHTAQIFADVRAFWSPEAVKRVTGWQPDALAAAGFIHLINSGPAALDGTGEQKREGKPVMKPHWEIEDQEIQACLDAVSWRPTYMDQFAGGGYSTDFTTRGGMPVTMARINLVAGLGPVLQLAEGYTVELPEDVHRQLDLRTTPTWPTTWFVPKLLAGDPVFDDVYGVMEAWGSNHCAVSYGHIGADLITLASMLRIPVNMHNIEADRIFRPSAWSAFGTKDLEGADFRACSVYGPLYG, translated from the coding sequence ATGCTTGAGATGACACATCGCTATGAAGGCGGATTTCCCAAAATCGGTATTCGTCCAATCGTGGATCGCCGCAAGCTAGTAAAGGCTGCGTTGGCGGAAAGTACGCTGGAACTTGCCCGTGAGGCTGCGGCCGAGATCACCTCCGTTCTTCGCAATCCAGATGGCTCACCAGTGCAAGTTGTCATTTTTGAACCATGCATTTCCGGAATGACCGAAGCTGCTCGCTGCGCTGAGCAATTTCGCAAGGAAGGTGTTGGCGTGCTTGTCACTGTTGCGAGCGGCTGGTGTTATCCGCTTGAAACCATGGAGACCGATCCAACCCTGCCGCACGCGGTCTGGGGCTTTAACGGCACGGAACGACCCGGTGCGGTCTACCTGGCTGCACTCCAAGCGGCACATAATCAGAAAGGGCTGCCCATATTCAAGATCTATGGCAAGCATATACAGGACCAGGATGAACGGAAGCTTCCAGAGGACGTGCGCGATCAGCTGATCCGGTTCGCCCGAGCGGGCATGGCCGCTGCACTGCTGCGAGGCAAATCCTACCTGTCCATCGGCTCCATTTCCATGGGCATCGCAGGCTGTATTGTTGACGAACATTTCTACCAGCGTTATCTGGGGATGCGCAACGCCTACGTCGACATGACCGAAGTCAGCCGGAGGCTGGAGAATCATATCTACGACAAGCAGGAATTACAGTCAGCATTAGCCTGGGCTGTACAGCACTGCAAGGAAGGACCGGATCCCAATCCGGAATCGGTACAGATTGATCCAGAGATCAAAAAGAAAAACTGGGAAATCTCCATTGGCATGACACTGATCGTACGTGATCTGATGATTGGCAACCCAAAACTTGCCGAGATGGGATACGAGGAAGAAGCATATGGTTATAACGCCATTGCATCGGGATTTCAGGGTCAACGTGAGTGGACCGATTACCAGCCCAGTGCAGATGTCTTGGAAGCTATCCTGTGCAGTTCCTTCGACTGGAATGGCATTCGTGAGCCTTACATGGTTGCAACGGAGAATGACAATCTAAACGCAGTCACGATGCTGTTCAATCACTACTTGTCGCATACCGCTCAGATTTTTGCTGATGTGCGTGCATTCTGGAGTCCAGAGGCAGTGAAACGGGTTACTGGCTGGCAGCCTGACGCCTTGGCCGCGGCTGGTTTCATTCACCTGATCAATTCGGGGCCCGCTGCACTCGACGGGACAGGGGAACAGAAACGTGAAGGTAAGCCAGTGATGAAACCACATTGGGAGATTGAGGATCAAGAGATTCAAGCGTGCCTGGATGCTGTAAGCTGGCGACCAACCTATATGGATCAGTTTGCAGGGGGCGGGTATTCAACCGACTTCACAACGCGAGGTGGTATGCCCGTCACGATGGCACGAATCAACCTGGTTGCGGGCTTGGGACCTGTGCTCCAGCTTGCGGAAGGTTACACCGTGGAATTGCCGGAAGATGTACATCGCCAATTGGATCTGCGAACTACACCAACATGGCCGACCACGTGGTTCGTACCCAAGCTGCTAGCGGGTGACCCCGTCTTTGATGACGTCTATGGTGTGATGGAAGCATGGGGATCGAATCACTGCGCTGTAAGTTACGGGCATATCGGTGCAGATTTAATTACCCTTGCGAGCATGCTTCGTATTCCGGTTAACATGCACAATATTGAAGCAGATCGCATTTTCCGGCCCAGCGCCTGGTCTGCATTTGGAACAAAAGACCTGGAGGGAGCGGACTTCAGAGCTTGTTCCGTGTATGGGCCGCTCTATGGATGA
- a CDS encoding DinB family protein, which translates to MKNTLQVLKAFENAVERYLAELKQLGMEQLHRKTDEEEWSLGQMYMHLIQSALFMHLPNIKQCLVHSGPLVHSNKGKTELGESVFEQEQFPAIRVKVPASPQYTPKSPENKEQLVEGLHQVIEEMRDIEAVLRPSPATDKVIHPRLGALDAQEWFLLIEMHYRHHFLQLDRLKMELGIGQREGEI; encoded by the coding sequence ATGAAAAACACACTTCAGGTATTAAAAGCTTTTGAAAATGCGGTAGAGAGGTATTTGGCTGAATTGAAACAGCTGGGTATGGAGCAATTACATAGAAAGACGGATGAGGAGGAATGGTCCCTAGGACAGATGTATATGCATTTGATTCAATCAGCGCTCTTTATGCACCTGCCTAATATAAAACAATGTTTGGTTCACAGCGGACCATTGGTACATTCGAATAAGGGAAAAACGGAGCTGGGGGAAAGCGTGTTCGAGCAAGAACAATTTCCGGCCATTCGAGTTAAAGTCCCTGCTTCACCGCAATACACTCCGAAGTCACCGGAGAACAAGGAGCAGCTGGTTGAAGGGCTGCATCAAGTCATTGAAGAAATGAGGGACATAGAAGCTGTTTTACGCCCATCGCCTGCAACGGATAAAGTCATTCACCCAAGACTTGGGGCACTGGACGCCCAGGAATGGTTTTTATTGATCGAAATGCATTACAGACATCACTTTTTGCAATTGGATCGTTTGAAGATGGAATTAGGCATTGGGCAGAGAGAAGGGGAAATCTAA